One genomic window of Camelina sativa cultivar DH55 chromosome 5, Cs, whole genome shotgun sequence includes the following:
- the LOC104785690 gene encoding copper transporter 4-like — protein MLSSKNVVAAWNTTNTTTQTQTPHRPSLLHPTFYWGYNCQVLFSGWPGSDRGMYALALIFVFFLAFFAEWLTRCSDADSIKPGANKLAKVAFRTAMFAVKSGFSYLVILAVVSFNGGVFLAAIFGHALGFAVFRGRAFRNVGRRVDG, from the coding sequence atgttgtCGAGCAAAAACGTAGTAGCGGCTTGGAACACCACCAACACTAcaacgcaaacgcaaacgccaCACAGACCGTCACTGTTACACCCAACTTTTTATTGGGGTTACAACTGCCAAGTGCTCTTCTCAGGGTGGCCTGGTTCTGACCGTGGGATGTATGCACTCGCACTTATCTTCGTGTTTTTTTTGGCGTTCTTTGCTGAGTGGCTAACTCGGTGCTCTGACGCAGACTCCATCAAACCGGGTGCTAATAAGCTTGCTAAAGTTGCTTTCCGCACGGCTATGTTTGCCGTTAAGTCCGGCTTTAGCTACCTTGTGATTCTTGCTGTTGTTTCGTTTAATGGTGGCGTTTTCCTAGCCGCGATTTTTGGGCATGCTCTTGGTTTCGCCGTTTTCCGTGGACGGGCTTTTCGGAATGTGGGTCGTCGAGTCGACGGGTAG
- the LOC104785692 gene encoding uncharacterized protein LOC104785692 produces MTDIDLEQGGAFGYHHRRSLDGSDASVYYSDGEDVTSCYSYFYSTTGGSYEYEGDQSRKVSSVMSSSSEIDDGDDNDATAPPEKDCRICHLGVETSGGGAIELGCSCKEDLAVAHRQCAETWFKIKGDK; encoded by the coding sequence atgacaGACATCGATTTAGAACAAGGGGGAGCTTTTGGATATCACCACCGGAGGTCATTGGACGGAAGTGACGCCAGCGTTTATTATTCAGACGGGGAAGACGTGACGTCATGCTACTCTTACTTCTATTCGACGACTGGAGGATCGTACGAATACGAAGGAGATCAGTCTAGGAAAGTGTCGTCCGTGATGAGTTCTTCTTCGGAGATAGACGATGGTGATGATAATGATGCGACGGCGCCACCGGAGAAAGATTGTCGTATATGTCATTTGGGAGTGGAAACGAGCGGTGGAGGTGCCATTGAGTTAGGGTGTTCGTGTAAAGAAGATTTGGCTGTTGCTCATAGACAATGCGCTGAGACTTGGTTCAAGATCAAAGGCGACAAGTAA
- the LOC104788927 gene encoding putative F-box protein At3g16590, translating into MAPAKKLPSYLVGEILCRLPTKSIARFRAVSKTWNAFWGDKSFLEKYLARTLPQFIVWTNSQICSVGIDDDDDDDPRLEVRDITLDISLIQASLVHCDGFLLSSIWKKGFEVWNPSCLRRQKRFVENHEFRFCGLGYDNSRPETETTGYKIFGYDFCFDTSGQLYQNVAIYDCKSDAFKIISNAPCEQDLGVPQLDTMVSLNGNLYWIAYHSVARQYFIRSFDFAKEMFKTFCLLPHSQQQQDDFGYTQVLAVFRGDRFSLLRQSYMTSKIVIFVTKHKIDGNGEAVAWMRFMTVSIPDFPRLQHKCLDAQPSYFVDDEKRLFVCTCDETGHACIYIVKGDVFSKIPVGSMVGHRPSHLVYIPTFTPIPFTQRSEELPSELVGEILCRLPRKALAQYH; encoded by the exons atggcGCCGGCAAAGAAATTACCATCGTACCTGGTCGGAGAGATACTTTGTCGATTGCCAACGAAATCTATTGCTCGATTCAGAGCCGTAAGCAAGACATGGAACGCTTTTTGGGGAGACAAGAGTTTCTTGGAAAAGTACTTGGCTCGTACGCTACCTCAATTCATCGTATGGACCAATTCCCAGATTTGTTCAGTAGGcatcgacgacgacgacgatgatgaccCGAGACTTGAGGTGCGTGATATAACTTTAGACATTTCATTAATACAAGCCAGCTTAGTTCATTGTGATGGGTTTCTGTTATCTAGTATTTGGAAGAAAGGTTTTGAGGTTTGGAACCCTTCTTGCTTAAGAAGACAAAAGAGATTTGTAGAGAATCACGAGTTCAGGTTTTGTGGCCTAGGGTACGATAATAGTAGACCCGAAACCGAAACAACAGGTTACAAGATTTTTGGGTATGATTTTTGTTTCGATACAAGTGGCCAACTCTACCAAAACGTTGCCATCTACGATTGCAAGTCTGATGCGTTCAAGATTATTAGTAATGCCCCTTGCGAACAAGATTTGGGTGTGCCACAGTTAGATACAATGGTGTCTCTCAATGGTAATTTATACTGGATTGCTTATCATTCAGTGGCTCGTCAGTATTTCATCCGAAGTTTTGATTTTGCCAAGGAGATGTTCAAGACCTTTTGTCTTCTACCTCAtagccaacaacaacaagacgaCTTCGGCTATACTCAAGTCCTTGCTGTTTTCAGGGGGGATCGGTTTTCATTGTTAAGGCAGTCCTACATGACCAGCAAGATTGTCATTTTTGTTACAAAACACAAGATTGACGGTAATGGAGAGGCTGTGGCGTGGATGCGTTTCATGACAGTGTCGATACCAGACTTCCCCAGGTTACAACACAAGTGTCTCGACGCTCAGCCAAGTTACTTCGTCGATGATGAAAAGAGGCTATTTGTGTGTACTTGTGATGAAACTGGGCATGCATGTATCTACATTGTGAAGGGAGATGTGTTCAGCAAGATTCCAGTAGGTTCCATGGTTGGTCATCGGCCTTCTCACCTCGTTTATATCCCCACTTTTACCCCCATTCCTTTCACTCAAAGATCAGAGGAGTTACCATCTGAGTTGGTCGGAGAGATACTTTGTCGACTGCCAAGGAAAGCACTTGCTCAATACCA TTAA
- the LOC104785695 gene encoding phosphatidylinositol:ceramide inositolphosphotransferase 2 yields MTLYIRRESSKLWKRFCSEITTEIGLLAENWKYLLAGLICQYIHGLAAKGVHYIHRPGPTLQDLGFFLLPELGQERSYISETVFTSVFVSFFLWTFHPFILKTKKIYTVLIWCRVLAFLVACQFLRVITFYSTQLPGPNYHCREGSKVSTLPWPKSALEVLEINPHGVMYGCGDLIFSSHMIFTLVFVRTYQKYGTKRFIKLFGWLIAIVQSLLIIASRKHYSVDVVVAWYTVNLVVFCIDKKLPELPDRTAVLLPVITKDRTKEENHKLLNGNGVDPADWRPRAQVNGKIDSNSVHTDNSMNGA; encoded by the exons ATGACGCTTTACATTCGTCGTGAATCTTCCAag CTATGGAAGAGATTTTGCTCTGAGATAACGACGGAGATTGGTCTTCTTGCTGAGAACTGGAAATATCTTCTTGCTGGTCTCATCTGTCAG TACATTCATGGTTTAGCTGCTAAAGGAGTTCATTATATTCATCGCCCAGGACCAACGCTTCAGGATCTTgggttctttcttcttccg GAGCTTGGTCAAGAGAGAAGCTACATAAGTGAAACTGTGTTCACTAgtgtgtttgtttcctttttcctg TGGACTTTCCATCCATTCATtctgaaaaccaaaaagatatacACCGTGTTGATATGGTGCAGAGTTCTAGCATTCTTAGTT GCCTGCCAGTTTCTCCGTGTTATAACTTTCTATTCGACTCAGCTTCCTGGTCCTAACTATCACTGTCGCGAG gGGTCTAAAGTTTCCACGTTGCCATGGCCCAAAAGCGCTCTTGAGGTGCTAGAGATTAACC CTCATGGGGTGATGTACGGATGCGGAGACCTGATTTTCTCATCGCATATGATATTCACGCTAGTCTTTGTCCGCACTTACCAGAAATACGGAACTAAAAG GTTCATAAAGCTGTTTGGGTGGCTCATTGCAATCGTACAGAGCCTCTTGATCATTGCATCTCGTAAACATTACAGTGTCGATGTCGTTGTTGCATG GTACACTGTGAATTTGGTGGTGTTCTGTATAGACAAGAAGTTACCAG AGTTACCAGATAGGACAGCTGTGTTGCTCCCAGTAATCACAAAAGACAGAACCAAAGAAGAGAACCACAAGCTGTTGAATGGGAACGGTGTTGATCCTGCTGATTGG CGGCCGAGGGCTCAGGTGAACGGGAAGATTGATAGCAACAGCGTTCACACCGATAACTCAATGAATGGCGCATGA
- the LOC104785696 gene encoding uncharacterized protein LOC104785696 — protein MVRQQRASKVHEDRYPSCQGKDESVKHDMLDPPRYLRRTREDFRGKALSFGVLDWKQLEKWKDTNAEGSKGSSCCSFEETAASSLELDLSTGVVKRLEVDLKSQQHMRNHSFSLRSQAYSDAMDADTVMRMDQKGKNDHQLLSMKQKEHQASPSKRLVEKELSNASDLSSCISPGSETSSKLLSEVSSTVGCQDRRRDVEGGCSSPVTVVERNQNFVEKPSLLDQNIHILTSKKGRDASPNRRFSFSFSQMSRSFSSKESSSHASAKSGPLTFNDSVYPNHHQTRTKPKGHSRTRSGPILIPKTEKRNVPLQVASKPSKTTPSTMEKPYKQCSSRVHALLQFTLRKGINLFQFVVGDNNSNNVLAATMKSSDSSTRSYTLYTVNEVKNKSGNWLGRNKNEHPFVHTTIGHIKTVTSSTSSYSSIHKSESVLFGPSTNEEELAAIVQTRNMSQRHSRTTIILPSGVHTLPKDSNDAPLPLIERWKSGRACDCGGWDIGCKLRVISKDHSKSHTFTSSFQLFDQERDEPAFKIVSHGDELHSVEFGSSISLLEAFFISLAVTSHQSWCQKEEEEEAVLIGDGLLKRETPAKYATNPPVSPIGRV, from the exons ATGGTGAGGCAACAAAGAGCCTCCAAGGTTCATGAGGATAGATATCCCTCGTGTCAGGGCAAGGATGAGTCAGTGAAGCATGATATGTTGGATCCGCCAAGGTATCTAAGAAGAACTAGAGAAGATTTCCGCGGTAAAGCGCTCAGTTTTGGGGTTTTAGATTGGAAACAGTTGGAAAAATGGAAGGATACTAATGCAGAGGGAAGCAAAGGGTCTTCATGTTGTAGTTTTGAGGAAACTGCTGCAAGTTCCTTGGAACTAGACTTATCAACCGGTGTTGTCAAAAGATTGGAGGTGGATTTGAAGTCTCAACAACACATGAGAAATCACAGCTTCTCACTTAGATCACAAGCTTATTCAGATGCAATGGATGCTGATACTGTGATGAGAATGGATCAAAAGGGCAAAAATGATCATCAACTTCTGAGTATGAAGCAGAAAGAACATCAAGCATCTCCAAGTAAGAGACTAGTAGAGAAAGAGCTAAGTAATGCCTCTGATCTTAGCTCGTGTATCTCTCCAGGGTCAGAGACAAGTTCCAAGCTTTTATCTGAGGTATCTAGTACAGTTGGATGTCAAGATAGAAGGCGTGATGTCGAAGGTGGATGCTCAAGTCCGGTAACTGTGGTTGAAAGGAACCAAAATTTTGTTGAGAAACCATctttgttggatcaaaatattcaCATTTTGACATCTAAAAAGGGAAGAGACGCTTCCCCTAACCGGCGGTTTAGCTTCAGTTTTAGTCAGATGAGTAGAAGTTTCAGTTCCAAAGAAAGCTCATCTCATGCTTCAGCTAAATCAGGTCCTTTGACATTCAACGACTCAGTTTACCCCAATCACCACCAAACCAGAACAAAGCCAAAGGGTCACAGCAGAACTAGATCAGGTCCTATATTAATACCCAAAACCGAAAAAAGGAATGTCCCATTACAAGTAGCTTCAAAACCTTCAAAGACAACACCATCAACCATGGAGAAACCTTACAAGCAATGTAGCTCAAGAGTTCACGCTCTTTTACAGTTCACATTAAGAAAAGGTATCAACTTGTTTCAGTTTGTGGTTGGAGACAACAACAGCAATAACGTTCTTGCCGCCACCATGAAGAGTTCAGATTCTTCTACACGGTCTTACACATTGTACACCGTCAACGAAGTCAAGAACAAGAGTGGGAACTGGTTAGGCCGCAACAAGAATGAACATCCATTTGTACATACAACAATTGGTCATATAAAGACTGTTACTTCTTCAACCTCCTCATACTCATCAATCCACAAATCAGAATCTGTTCTGTTCGGTCCTTCAACCAATGAAGAAGAGCTTGCAGCTATTGTTCAGACAAGGAACATGAGTCAGAGACATAGCAGAACTACAATTATACTCCCAAGTGGAGTTCACACATTGCCTAAAGACAGTAACGATGCCCCTTTGCCGTTGATTGAGCGGTGGAAGTCAGGTAGAGCATGCGACTGCGGTGGTTGGGACATCGGTTGTAAGCTCCGTGTCATCTCTAAAGATCATTCAAAGTCTCACACTTTCACCTCAAGCTTTCAACTTTTTGATCAG GAAAGAGACGAGCCAGCATTCAAAATAGTGAGCCACGGAGATGAGCTCCACTCGGTTGAGTTCGGCTCATCGATCTCTCTTTTGGAAGCGTTCTTTATTTCCTTGGCAGTAACTAGTCATCAGAGTTGGTGtcagaaggaggaagaagaagaagcagtttTGATCGGAGATGGTCTGTTGAAGAGAGAGACACCGGCGAAATACGCAACGAACCCACCGGTTTCTCCAATCGGTCGGGTCTAG